In Quercus robur chromosome 11, dhQueRobu3.1, whole genome shotgun sequence, the following proteins share a genomic window:
- the LOC126704656 gene encoding uncharacterized protein LOC126704656 — protein MRQETGQSISDFYSQTSTMWEQLSAADPPLVCSKDIELFVKYRDRRRFMHFMMGLREDFEPTRASLLSRSPTPSLDAAVKELISEENRRPTYHMTSSDHVLATPSPQPPIVAFTAPPRINSWRPTSQSSKGAHCKFCRAKGHDISVCRKLQKFVQEQNKASLPQAAAVCPSDPSVPTGPSLASSLTTADIEAVVQQVLSRTSTALSVTSGSPDGSSAWDKPSTIGSSSYT, from the exons atgcgccaagagacaggtcagtctatttctgatttttattctcagacttctactatgtgggaacaactctctgctgcagatcctccactggtgtgttctaaggacattgagctctttgtcaaatatcgggatcgccgtagatttatgcacttcatgatgggtttacgtgaggattttgagcctactagggcttctctacttagccggtctcctactccttctcttgatgctgcagtaaAGGAGCTCATTTCTGAGGAAAATCGTCGGCCCACTTATCACATGACATCATCTGATCATGTCTTGGCTACACCCTCACCACAGCctcccattgttgcattcactgCTCCTCCGCGAATAAACTCCTGGCGTCCCACCTCTCAGTCTTCCAAAGGTGCTCACTGCAAGTTTTGCCGTGCCAAAGGCCATGACATCTCTGTTTGTCGTAAGCTACAGAAATTTGTGCAAGAGCAGaataaagcttctcttcctcaggcagctgctgtatgtccttcagatccatcggttcctacaggtccatctttggcttcctcacttactacggctgatattgaggcagttgttcaacaggttttatcccgcacttccactgccctttctgtcacctcag gatccccggacgggtcaagtgcttgggacaAGCCATCCACCATTGGCAGTAGTTCATATACTTGA